The stretch of DNA AATGAGAAAGCCCCCCCGAGCACTGCAGCACAAGGGCCAGGCgtgctggcagaggggacatTGTCTGTGGTCGTCTCCAGCTGCAACACCTCTGCCTCCACTCCCGCCACCTTCACATTGAACAGGGTTTGCTTTCCCCCCTCTCAGGCCCCTGCTATGCAAAAGCTGCCCCTGTCCttccaggctggggctgtgctgagcccgAGCCAGTCTCTGGTGTACATCCCCCCTCCCAGCTGTGGGCAGCCGCTCAGCGTGGCCACGCTCCCGGCCGCCCTGGGGGTCTCCTCCACACTCACCCTCCCCGTCCTGCCTTCCTACCTGCACGAGCGTTGCCTACCAGGCATTATCGCTTCCCCAGAGCTGCGTTCCTACCCCTACACCTTCTCTGTCACCAGGCCCTTGGCGTCGGATGCCAAAGTGGTGTCTGTGGAGGTGAATCAGCTCAGCTGCCCCCCGCCCTCGGGTGGAAGCAGTGCCCAGCCCGCGGCTGAGAGCGCTCCCCTGTCCAGCAGCGGCCTGGCTCTGCcctccagccaggctctgccctccagccaggctctgccctccagccaggctctgccggcagcaccagcagcaggtgGGAGCGCCACTCCCTCCTCTGGCACCGCCGTGCAGGCCAGGGCCCCGGCAGCTCCCGAGCCACATGCACCAGGGGCTGCCACTTCCCTGTCTCCTCTGAAGTCCCCTCCCCAGCTAGAGCGTGAGATGGTCTCATCCCCGGAGTGCACCGAGATGCCCCTGGATCTCTCCTCCAAGTCCAACCGCCAGAAGCTGCCTCCGCCCAGCCAGCGCAAGACCCCCCCCATGCCCATCCTCACCCCGGTGCACACCAGCGGCAAAGCGCTGCTCACCACCGTCCTCTCCAAGTCCCAGCGTGCAGCACAGGCCACGGGCAGCAGTGTCACCTCCTGCCTCGGAACCGCCCCGCCCTTGGTCATCTTTCCCGAGTTCCTGCGCAACGGCGAGCAGGGCTCCTGGGTGAAGAACACCACGCTCATCAGCACCATTCCTGGCACTTACGTCGGCGTCGCCAACCCGGTGCCGGCCTCGCTGCTGCTCAGCAAGGATGCCGGCGTGAGCCTCAGCAGGGACCCGCGCCACCTGCCCAAGCAGGAGCCCATCTCCATCATCGACCAGGGCGAGCCCCGCGGCGCCGGCGTTCCCTGTGGGAAGAAAGCCAACCAGGTTGGCACAGAAGGGCAGCAGGATCCTGCCAGGAGACCTCTTCAcggcagagctgctccaggagctcccttGTGTCAGTCCAAGGACATCGCCACCTGGAATCCCGTCCAGGGAAGTGTGTACCCGCGATGCCCCGTCAATGGAAAACCTTCCAATCCTCAACTTCTGCCTCTGGGCTGGTCTCCGTACCATCAAACCCCGCTGCTTTCCATCGGCATCTCCACGGCAGGACAGCTGCCCCTGAaccagagcagcccctgcaaGCCAGCCGTGGCGGGCGAGCTGCCGGCGTTCCCGAGCGTGCAGCCCGCCGAGCCCAGCGCGGCCGCACAGAGCCTGCACGAGGGGCTGCCCCGGCTCCCGCCTCAGGAACACGATGCTGCGGCCAAGAGCAAGAGCTGCCAGGCCTTGCCCAAGCCCTGCGAGGAGCCGGCCAACCCAGCACCGCTGGAGGCCGGTCCGGTTCTCCAGACCGGCGCCTTGGATGGGAAAGGGGGGAAGGGGAAGCTGGACAACACTCCGAAGAGTCAGGAGTGCACTCGGCCAGAGGCTGACTCCGGTCAGGAGAGCAACGCACAGACTGAGGCTCCCCAGGGGAGCTGTAGCCTCAAACAGTCGGatgcaaaacccaaaaaccaagTGTTAGCGGCGTATCTGTCACACGACGTGCCAGCGGCTGGGCAGCAGGGCCTGCGGATGGTGCCGGACGCGCCCGCGGATGGGCAGCGCAAGGAGCCGGGCTGCGAGGGCTCCCAGGAGCCGCCGGCCACGGAGCACACACCGTGTGTGCAGCAGGTGGATCTGTGCAGGGTCAAGAAGGAGCGAGTGGAGTGTGACGtgtcctttccctgcctgcGGGCCGGGACGGCTCCCCAGGCCTTCCCCGAGGCCAAGCTCAAAGGAGCGGGGCAAATCAAGCAGGAGGGTGGCACACGCTGCAAAGGCAAGCGGCAGCATGATGGGGACACCAGGCAGAGCCACAAGAGACTGAAGTGCCAAGGGCAGGACAGCGAGGAGTCCCCAAGCAAGTCGGGAAGCCGGGGCGTGCACGGCCGGAAGGTGTGTAggatgggatgggctgggagcgCTGGGTCACCTCAaaggtggggctggggggaggagggagctcTCATGGGGGGACAGCTGAGGGCACAGGGCTTGCTACCTGTGCTCCTGGGCATTCCCTGGCTGTGGGGGAATGTATCTTGCTGTGCTGCAAGATGGCCAGGGCAAAAATGTATCTGGAGTGTCAAAAAAGCTGGAGGGCACCAGCGTAATCGGTGGAGATGGAGTTTTGTCCTtcttgtgctgctccagctccgTCAGTGGGAAGCTCCAGCTTCAGCCCATGTCCTCCCTTCACAGTGGCAAAAACACCACGACAATCCACATGAGCCTGGCAAGCAGGAAGGCCGGGAAGGCCGAGGCGGCCTGGGTGCCAGCACAGATCACAACAGCCTCAGGGTAAAGCGCAAGCGTAGGAGGCCGGCGAAGACGGAGTGCCCATCTCCGGCTCACCGCGGAGACGGCCACGAGGAAGGTACTCAGTGGGTTCCTGCGGGGTCAGGCTGCCCTAGGGGCCAAactgctgctctcctgaagCCACATGCCCTCTGGAGCTGGGTTGGGAtccaaaacagagctgcagcatgATCAGACTCCCCGAATAGAGGTTGggaggaaccttaaagctcatcctgttccaccctgctgccacgggcaggggcaccttccattagaccaggttgctcctGGTCgagcctggccttggatgtttccagggatggtgcatCCCCCACCTCTCTGGagaacctgtgccagtgttttaccaccctCATTTTCAAAAACTTCTTCCCTATGTCCATTCTAAAGCAACCTCTGTTCATTTAAAGCTGTCCCCCTTGGGACATAGCCCCAATGTCACCTGCTATGGTGACACTGCACTGCCCTTCCTGCATCACAAGTCTGTGATCTGTTTTCTCTaagctctgttttcctcccaGGTTACTTGGAGAAGAAGCCCAAGAACAACTTTCGGGATTTCATTCCGGTGGTGCTGAGCAGCCGGACGCGCAGTCAGTCGGGTGAGTCGGTGCCCAGGCTCCCGGTAACAGTCCTGGCTGGACTGGGAGCATTTCCTTTTCACATCACCTTCTCCCTGCATTTTGTCCTGCTTTGAGGCTTTGCCTTGGCTTTTTTGTCAGCTAGAAATCCCACTTTTTTGCAGGAAGCATTGCTGGCTCTTCCGCTGGTGTGACAGGAGAGTGTGATGTGAGCGGTCAGGAGATTTTACCATTGCTGGAGGAGGatcaggaggaagaggaggaggaggaagaggaggaggaggagacatCCTTGAAACATTGCAAGCTGCGCAAATCCCACAGGACATCCCGCTGCCACAGCcgcagggacagggacaggtctGTGtctgagaggagcagctgtCACACGAGGAGGACCCGGGAGCTGACCTGGAGAGCAGAATCacccaggcagctgtgggagcccaacgaggaggaggaggaggaggaggaggaggatggccacatcaaaaggaagaaaaggagacgGCAGAAAAGTCGGAAATACCAGACGGGGGAATACCTGACTGAGCGGGAGGAGGAGCAAGTGGGATATCCCCACCGGAGGCGGAAATCCAAAGCAGGTACAGCCTGGGAAGGGGGTTCTGGTACTAAACTGGGGACCAGCgtgggaattttttgtttgttatgtGCAGAATTTTTGGGGGGaatttggttttcattatttttttttttgtgatgatGAAACTCCCTCACTTTTAATGACTGGTGGCTGCAGCATGGGCTGCTTCCATCGATCAGCtcttctttcaaaaacatttacAGTAAATTCCAGAGCAGTAAACAGCAATTTATGTGGCTAATTAGCCACTGATCTTACCCTTGGATTAAGACAGAGGGCGTGGGAAAACGAGAATGGGACGAGGTAGCAGAGTGGAATATTTCTGGACAAGCAGGGCCCCAGGGAGCCGTGCTCTGCAATCTGTGCTAACGCAGGGGGATGCAGAGCCATCCCGatccagccaggctgctcttggCTTTGCCTTGCTCTATGAGGGCCACTTGCAGGCTTGCACCAGGGAGCACAAGGGCGAGAGGATTAGCAGAGGGGAAGTGATGGGGGAACCCCAGCTGTGGTTTGTAGGGGTGAGGAGGAGCACGCTGTGcccacctctgctctgccactgctcctgCGCCTTTCCCCTCCACTGCCAGACCCTCTGTGAAACCTAAATCCATGGTGAGCCCATCCCTGAGGGCAGCAGTGTGTGCAGtcccctctccctgtgcagggacaggctgtGGGACCTGTCCAGTGGAGCTGTGGCTCGGTGTGTGCTGTGTAGCTGTGTCCAGTCACACGGGTGACTCCAGGAGGAAAGTTGTCATGGCAGCACTGTGCCAGCCCTCTGCGTGCTTGGGCTGTGCCCTTGGAGGGCATGAAGTGGCCACAGCCAcaccagagctcagagctgtgctcctcaggagctgctggggggatgtggggagcagagctggctgctgtcctcccagcagctgctatctgctccagcacagcgCTACACTATCCTGCCGTGTCTGGGAGCTTCTGCCAGACCTGGAACAAAGTTTCCAGTCTTGGCAACTCAGGGGCACCCTCAGGATGCCTTCTATTCAGAACAGGAGCCCGGAAGGAGCTTTGAGTGCAGTGGCATTCAGGAGGGTTTGCCCAGCAGCTTTACCACATATGTTAAgggtgtctgtctgtctgtccagcTTCCCTCAGAGGCTGCTCACTCAGCTCTCAGAGAGGGGACCTGCTGTAGTTGGGATTCAGAAGCTGTGGCCTGCAGCCACCTCCAGTGGCAGTGGAGTCCTGAAGTTCTCTCCATGCTGTGCAAAGTCCTTTCCTCTGTCTCTTTTTAACCGATCTCTTCCTCATTTCATGGAGTGTCTCTAAGTCTCGTGCTGCAGGATTGGGTGAGCAGGATTCCTCCATTCAGGGAAGACAAGGCTGGGTTTCCCTTGAGGAATCCTGGTGCTTCCTAGCTGGAAGCATGTTAATGAGAACTTAAACGTGCTCCTTAACTTCAGGGGAAGGTGTGAGAGGGCAAGGCAGGGCCTGTTACGTTTAGGCGGCAAGCACTGAGTGTTCACAGACAGCTGCTGCTCGTCCTGCCTCTCTAAGACTCATCCCAATGAATCCTGCTCCTGTCTTCCCTTGGGTGTCCCATGTACATGCTGAGTCCATCCAGATGGGAGAATCTGGGTgttctctctgcttctccttcctgcagtgcCCCTGCCCTGAGGCTGGATTTAGAATCATGGAACCTCAgaaaggttggaagggaccttaaagctcatccagttccatcccctgccatgggcagggacaccttccactatcccagggtgttccaagccctgtcccacatggccttggacacttccagggatgcaggggcagccacaacttctctgatTCCTGTGCAGCTCTCAGAGATGGACAGTTTGTCTTGCCTGGTGGCAGAGGGCTGGGTGACCTTCAGTGTGGTACCTCCTGAAGCTCCTCATTCACGTTTCTCCTTTAGATTGCAGGCACCGTAAGCAGAAGGAGCAAGGGAAGGGCAAAGGCACAGAGCTACAGCTGAGGAGCAGGCTATCCCCATCCCCCCGGAAACCTCAAGGACGCACGGACTTTCGGAATGGCTTCTTCCTGGAGCACTCCGACAGCTCTCCTGtccaggaagagctggagaaacCATCAGGAAAACGCAAATGTAAAACCAAACACCTGGCAGGGATCTGTGACGAGGGGAAGGTATGGCTTGAACGGATGAGTGAAACACgtgaggggagaagggaattctCGTGAGTTGTGGCCACATGGGCCAATGAGTTCTATTCCTTTGTCTCCAGGGGAAAGGCTGCTGCAACCAGCCCAAAATGTGCTCTCTGAAGAAGTCCCAGGACTTGTGGACACTTTGTAAGTCCCACCGGGCCAGCCCAGGGAGCTCCCCTGAGCTGCCCCCGGCCCAGAACGTTCCTCCCGGGGCTCGGCGGCTGATTGTGAACAAGAACGCGGGGGAGACGCTCCTGCAGCGAGCAGCTCGCCTGGGCTACAAGGTGAGTCCTGAACTCCTGCGCgtgccctgctgccccagccgGGCTggctgtcacagccctgctcttgcTGTGCAGGATGTGGTGCTGTACTGCCTGCAGAAGAAGAGCAGCGACGTGAACCACCACGACAACGCGGGCTACACGGCCCTGCACGAGGCCTGCGCGCGCGGCTGGATCGAcatcctgcacatcctgctccagcacggCGCCAACGTCAACTGCAGCGCCCAGGATGGCACCAGGTGAGCCAGGGCAGCgtggggcagggagcagggtgggcTGGTCATGTTGGTCATCACTAAATGGATCTTAACCCAAACCAGAGCATTTCCTTAGCGAAGTCCCGGTCCCTTTCTGCCCTTGCAGGCCTATCCATGATGCAGTAGCGAATGACAACCTGGAAACCATGTGGCTTCTCCTTTCCTATGGTGCTGATCCCACTCTGGCCACATACTCTGGGCAGACAGCAGTGAAGCTGGCCACCAGCGATGTGATGAAGCGCTTCCTCTGTGGTGAGTGCCAGGCCTGGGGTCACAGTGCTCCAGACCTTCCCTCTGGCAGCATACAGGGCCAAATCTGGGTGTGAAAGGGCCTGAGCACAAAATGACTCAGTCTTTAGCTCTGTCCTGTCACACAAGCATGTTTTTACCACCCAAACTTTAATTATACAATTGTGTTTCCTGTAGAAGATACAAGtcacttttcagttttcagtgtgCAAGGAGATGGCTGCGCTGTGGTCACACAACTAAAGACAGTGCTCTGCTTGGAGATGCTGTTCCACAGTCCCTGGTTCTACTATTTAACCTAAGGGAACAGAATTTTGTTGGCAAATAATGCTGCCTTCTCTGGCAAAAGAGCCCTGcccaaatgctgctgctggcagaagggGCTGGTTTGGATCCCTGTGGCTGCGTTCAGTGCCATTTGTGTACACACAAGATGAGTGTTGTGGCTTCTCCACAACAGCAAGGAAGGGACAGCCAGAGGTGGCTCCCAGacagagaaaagacagaaaatccCCAgtgtagaaaaaaatctgtttggcCACTGCCTTTGTGAGCTCCTCCAGGCTCAACTACTCACACAAGTTTTGGGGATGGTGATTTGGAGCTCAGGACTGCTCTAGGAATCTTTCCTTCCAAGCCACTTCACACTGTctgttgttttcccttttcagctCCCATGTCCTGGCTGGGGGCCTGGGGTGATGCCCACTCCTGAGTGGGGACACCCTTCCTGCAGCCGTGGTTCAGTTCTGCCATAATGCCCGAGTGGGAAATGCAGCAGGGGTGAAGCAGCTCCCCCTGGATCTGAGGATGTGCACACCAGGACGATGCTTTGAGCATTAACCTCTCTGTTTCCCCTCTCTAGATTACCTGTCAGACCTGCAGGGCCGCAGTGATGGAGaccctgggacagcctgggattTCTACAGCAGCTCCGTGCTCGGTGAGTGCAGCGCGGGCTGGGCTGGcggcagcagggcaggaggtgaaGCTGTGTAAAACTCATCCCCTCAGGTTTGGccacatccctccctcctcatGCTTTGGACAGAGACCTTGCTGTGGTGATCCCTGCTGGGAGTTGCTCCTGGAAGGGTCTTTTTGGGAAGCTGAATGTGTGCATCCATTCCAGTGCAGGACTGGGGATTCCTGAGGGCTTTGGCTGTCGATCCCAAGCACGTCATTCTTGGAGCAGTTCTTGTTGCTCCCCTGCTAACCAGTCACCAAGGAAGGTGAAAGACAAGTATGTCCTTCATTCCTTCAAGGTGTAGAAGTCCTGAACTTCCAGGTTCCCAGAGCTGCCCATCCCTCTCCCCTGCTTTGGAGGGGAGATGTTCATCCAGGGGAGGTCCTGTTCTTACAACACCAGGCATTCTTCCCAGTGAAGGGCTGACTTCTGCCTTTACTGTCACTTCTCAAAACTGTGGTTACAGTGGAAGATGTTCTGGATCTGGCACGGGCCTGCAGCACACTGGAGTCCCTCCAGCCTCTTCCAAGTTCAGCACTCCCGAGCCCCCCATAAGGACTTGGAGTTTATGCTGGCAGGCTGAGAGGGTTGTTGCCTGTTGATCGTAGTTGCTCACCTTCATAACTTCCACCATGCTTctagaaacaaaaacaaattcagGAGGGTGCTCTTGGTAGAAGACTTGTCCTTGGAGGACCCTGATGTCTTCATTCCAGAACAGGAGAAATTCTGCACTCCTGAGAGCTCTGTTTGTAGGCTGCTGCACCTCAGCCCTGCCAAGGGAACAGTTCAAACCTCAGCCTCCTTCCTCAGAATTTCTCACTCTCAAAGCTGTCACAAgtgttttcaaagcagaataGCTGTtctttgtgatatttttaaagatactaCCCCTTTTGATTTATCACTAATTCCCTGCCGCCCCATCCACGGGGCATTCCCATTGCGGCCTTTGGGAGGCTGCCTGGCAAGGCAGGAGCTGACACAGCTGGGAAGTGACCCCTTACCCTGCCAGGTCTCTTTCCAGCAGGCACAGGAAGGGACCCTCtctctccccatcctcctgGGATCAGttagagcagcagcagctgcggTGCCAGCCCCGCGTCACCTGCGCCGTGCCAGGCGCTGCTGCCGGacactgccagagctgcagaaagagCAGGATGGCCAAGCCTGGGACATGGGCTGCTTTCTTTACAGCCTGTTTACTGTGTGTCCTGGAATGTCCCTTTCTGGCTCAGGTACCTCAGCAGTCACCTCGGGTCACCTGGAACAGGTACAGCCCAGGCCAGGGGAGTACCTGGTTCTGCTCTGGAATAACCGAGCTGCTCTCAATCATCACGGGCAGCAAacagctctcctcctccttcctttgaAATCTGCCTTTCCATCAGCTCCACCAGCTGAAGCACTGGACATCCCTCAGGATACAGGAGAAATCCCAGGCCCTGCTTGAGCTGTTCCTATTCTTTGGGACAGGAATGCTGTCCACATTTTCCTTGAGGTCTGCAACTCTCTGGGGGCAGAAGGATAATGAAGGAAGCCAGGGTGTGGGATCTCTGAGGTGTGGAAAATCCATCAGTGTCCTGTgtttggtgctgctggagctccagaTACAAAGTCCTAGTCCGGGATTTGTGTCCACCTGGGACAGGCATTGTTGTGCCTGGTACAGAATGTTCCTGTCCTTGTCCCAGCCTTTGCACGGGCAGACGGACAGGACTGAGCTTTCAGGACAGACAGTGAGCCCTATTTTTGCCacattaaatgcatttaattattttttctgagttcCTCAGGAAATCTGAGGCTTTTCAGTGATGGCATCTGAGCTTTGCTAGCAGCAACATTGGATCAATAACCATGTCACTTATTTTTGTCCTGTCTACAGCAAGTTTGGACAATTTCAGCACCCTGTTttgtagagattttttttcccttgacaGCTCTAGGAAATAACTGTTTTTCCCCCAAGACCCTGCCTGAGATAATGTCTCCTGTCATCTGCTATTGTTCCTCAGTTGGATCCCACTCGTGCTGGGTGAGCAGCTGGGTGTGTGGAGCTTCCTTGTGCAGCACACCagaagattttccttttttcagccttttctcttgTGCATGGGGTTGAACTTTTGCATGATTGGTTTATTTGCTCAGGGGCACATTGGGTCTCACTGCTCCCTGTAGAATCTAAACTCTCTTACCTGGAAGTTTTTGGAGTTTTCCTGTATTATCTCAGTGGGACAACAACACTCTGCAAACTTAACACTGTTCACACTTCTTCATAACAAAATCCAGGCAGCAAGCTTCTCTTCAACAGGAGCTTTTCAGATTTGTAAATAGGAAAGTTACctgattttaaatgcttttggaTCCAGCCTGCTGTTCTCCATCCCCTCTGGACACAGATCCTGCTGGAGCTCAGATGCCTCCTGGAACACCCAGGCAAATTCTCTAAGTCATAGAATCATGCACTGgtttgagttgaaagggaccttaaagaccatctgATTCCACTCTTGaccatgagcagggacagcttccactgtcccaggttgctccaagccccaaccaacctggccttggacactttgagggatggggcagccacagctgctgtgagccCTGTGCCAAGGCCTTgccactctcacagggaagaatttctgtATATCCACCTTAAATTTCCCCTCATGCTTGTTGCTTGGTTGGATTGGTCTCTGGTGGCACAGCCTTGCTGCCCTCACTGGGACAGGTGCTGGCTCCCCTGGATCACCTGCTGGAGGTTCTGAGGGTGGGATCTGGGTGGAGAagctctggaggagcagagTGCTTGCTGTGCCTTCCTTGGTATGGCCTGTGCAGGCAAAGCCTCTCCACATCCACCTCGCTGATCCAGGCTCTTCCAGGctgaggagctctgtgctggcatgGGACAGGGGCCAAGGTCATTTTGGAGAGAGTCTGGGGTCTACTAGTGGGGTGGCTCGTGGTGcaggctgtgctctgtcccACCTGAGCTTCCTGCCACGGCTCAGGATGTTGTCCCCAGCTCACCTGGCCGGCGAGCCAGCAGTGCAGCCAGCGCCCCGTGCTCCTCTGGGAcgaggggctgcaggggagcaggtGGCTGCAGTTCTCACCTGCctgtgggaatgctgtgggGAGGTGCCCAGGGGGTCGTGGCAGTGGCCAGGGAGTGCCAGCACGGGCTGGGTGTGACTGAGCAGTGCCaacctctgtcctgctgcagaggggaaggacAGCATCGGCTGCGACCTGCTGCTCAACCCTCCAGGGAGCTCAGaccaggaggaagaggagcaagaAGCAGATAACTTCATGTTTGAGTTCTCAGACAAGCCACTGCTTCCCAGCTACAACCTCCAAGTGTCCGTCTCCCGGGGGTGAGTGCCTTTccctggagcacagagcaggaccagggctggctgcagccctggcacttTGGTTGTTCCAGGGGTTAAGAGCTGCTCGTGTATCTCAGGATCATCCCAGAATCCcaaagggtttgggttgggaagggcCTTACAGCTCATCCCGTTCCACCCctctgctatgggcagggacacctccctttagaccagggtgctccaaagctcatccaagctggccttggacatttccaaggatggggcagccacagctgctctgggcagcaaGGGGAAGTCATGGCTGTGGCACTGAGGAAGTTGGGGAAGCAGTGCCTGGCTTGGCACAGCCTGGAATGTTctcagggagcagggaaggctcATCAgggctccccccagcccccatGGCCAGGCACATCCTGCTGCCCTgagtgtccctgtgctgtgccaggaagCTCCCCTCTCTCATCCCTATAATCCTGCTTCTAGCCCCATGTCCCTTTAGCAGCAGCACACACGGATGGCTCTGAGATGGTTTCCCTTCCACCATGGCCAAATCGGTCCCAGCACTGGAACAGCACTCCCACCTGCATTCCCCATGACACAGTGCCTGTTGCTGGGGCAAAGGGTGACTTGGAAGAGGCAGCAAACAAAGCACTGCTCTTCTGTGCAGCAAATTTCTGTGCCTGCCAGTGTTTGTCCACGCAGAGGGACACGTGCAGCATGCCCTCCAGCAATAAACCACACCAGAAGCTCCATTTCCTGACCATGCAGCTTATTCCTGGCAGGGAAGCTGCCAGGACCTTGTTGAAGGCAGGACTTTCACACCAGTGTCCCTGCCTAGCTGTGAGCGTTTTTTAAAGCTGTGACCTGTGAGGCTGTGATCAAACCCCAGTCCGTGGGCCCCTGGGGGAAAGCAGCACAtggagagcagtgccagagGGGAGGGACAGCGTGCCAGGAGGGCCTGCAGCCCTCTCCACCCCAGTAACCCACCGTGCTCTTGCCATCCTCGCAGGCCCTGCAACTGGTTCCTGTTCTCTGATGTGCTCAAGCGGCTGAAGCTGTCCTCCCGCATATTCCAGGCCCGCTTCCCGCACTTGGAGGTGGCCACGCTGCCCCGGGCAGAGTTCCAGCGCCAGGTGTCCCTGAGCCaggtgctggcacaggaggAGGTGCCGGCAAGCCCCGAGCTGGCGCCGGGCACGGCAGAGACTGTGGAGCTGGTGCACTACGAGCccgagctgctgcagctgctgggctcgGCGGTGGAGTACCAGGCCTGGAGCAGCTGACGGGGACAGGCCACTCCCGGCATCACGAGGCAATAATAAGGACCAAGGGGAAGCAGCTCTCTCAGCGCCAGCAGCAGGGACCCGAGTCTTTGAGCAGCCGCTCCTCCTCTCCTCAGGGTCTCCgccagctggggagggaggacCCTCGCCTCCAAGGACTTCCCGAGGTCCCCCGGCCACGAGCAGTGGCGGTCGCTGCCGCCTCATGCAGCTCCGGTGGGTGATGGAGCCCCTGCTCAGAGGGGCTCAATGGGGCAGCGAGGGGTGGGAGCCGCCGCCCCTCCCCACCGGACCCTACGGAACTGCGCCTCTCCGTTCGCCCTCCCCCTCCCAATGTCTTCCatagtatttatttaattagtatttaatttgtaatgttttctttgtttttgctgaGTCTGTATCACTGTGATGGTGAGCTCCGGGCTGTGGGATGAGGCCGTCCCCGCCCCTCTCCAGCGTGCCCCGAGGCCGGCCAGGCCTGGGGTTCCCGTCCCTCCCCGGCCACAAGCCAGGGGACAGCCCCTTCCCTTGGCTTTGGAGCTGGCTCCCGCTGCCAGCGCTCAGCCGCAGCCGGGagccagccccactgctccATCCTCTCCCGTGCTCCTTCCTCCATCTCATTCGTGCTGCTGCTCGCTGTCCCCGGCGGTGCCGCCGGGCAGGCGCAGCCCGCGGCCCCCAGCGCGTCCCCCGCTTCGGCAGCTTGTGCCCCGCTCCCGGAGCCGCTCCCGGAACCGCTCCGTGCCCGGAACCGCTCCCGGAACCGCTCCCGGAACCGCTCCGtgccccgcgcccgccgctgTCCCGGGAGCCGCTCCGTGCGGGAGCCGCTCCGTGCGGGAGCCGCTCCGTGCGGGAGCCGCTCCGTGCGGGAGCCGCTCCGTGCGGGAGCCGCTCCGTGCGGGAGCCGCTCCGTGCGGGAGCCG from Parus major isolate Abel chromosome 4A, Parus_major1.1, whole genome shotgun sequence encodes:
- the BCORL1 gene encoding BCL-6 corepressor-like protein 1 isoform X1, with protein sequence MVCWGVVPHLPGSKAGDEFSESVVESIIPRRVPNPPFPFCRQSGPWSPSRSWRVRSSCHDLYSTSVQRGAQLDQHRADSHVWPQRGEVRRAPISDEESKTSSSQHLGSQEFCVSSSLSEVELTAVSGGGSSAQGLDADGKVEEKLGAKLEEQPPDPNPNLECAGKTVTDDALGPLAGQGDGRGQEPATPRAVEQESSGADAAWTPADPPSDKQADAAPACSVAPETEPAGNEKAPPSTAAQGPGVLAEGTLSVVVSSCNTSASTPATFTLNRVCFPPSQAPAMQKLPLSFQAGAVLSPSQSLVYIPPPSCGQPLSVATLPAALGVSSTLTLPVLPSYLHERCLPGIIASPELRSYPYTFSVTRPLASDAKVVSVEVNQLSCPPPSGGSSAQPAAESAPLSSSGLALPSSQALPSSQALPSSQALPAAPAAGGSATPSSGTAVQARAPAAPEPHAPGAATSLSPLKSPPQLEREMVSSPECTEMPLDLSSKSNRQKLPPPSQRKTPPMPILTPVHTSGKALLTTVLSKSQRAAQATGSSVTSCLGTAPPLVIFPEFLRNGEQGSWVKNTTLISTIPGTYVGVANPVPASLLLSKDAGVSLSRDPRHLPKQEPISIIDQGEPRGAGVPCGKKANQVGTEGQQDPARRPLHGRAAPGAPLCQSKDIATWNPVQGSVYPRCPVNGKPSNPQLLPLGWSPYHQTPLLSIGISTAGQLPLNQSSPCKPAVAGELPAFPSVQPAEPSAAAQSLHEGLPRLPPQEHDAAAKSKSCQALPKPCEEPANPAPLEAGPVLQTGALDGKGGKGKLDNTPKSQECTRPEADSGQESNAQTEAPQGSCSLKQSDAKPKNQVLAAYLSHDVPAAGQQGLRMVPDAPADGQRKEPGCEGSQEPPATEHTPCVQQVDLCRVKKERVECDVSFPCLRAGTAPQAFPEAKLKGAGQIKQEGGTRCKGKRQHDGDTRQSHKRLKCQGQDSEESPSKSGSRGVHGRKWQKHHDNPHEPGKQEGREGRGGLGASTDHNSLRVKRKRRRPAKTECPSPAHRGDGHEEGYLEKKPKNNFRDFIPVVLSSRTRSQSGSIAGSSAGVTGECDVSGQEILPLLEEDQEEEEEEEEEEEETSLKHCKLRKSHRTSRCHSRRDRDRSVSERSSCHTRRTRELTWRAESPRQLWEPNEEEEEEEEEDGHIKRKKRRRQKSRKYQTGEYLTEREEEQVGYPHRRRKSKADCRHRKQKEQGKGKGTELQLRSRLSPSPRKPQGRTDFRNGFFLEHSDSSPVQEELEKPSGKRKCKTKHLAGICDEGKGKGCCNQPKMCSLKKSQDLWTLCKSHRASPGSSPELPPAQNVPPGARRLIVNKNAGETLLQRAARLGYKDVVLYCLQKKSSDVNHHDNAGYTALHEACARGWIDILHILLQHGANVNCSAQDGTRPIHDAVANDNLETMWLLLSYGADPTLATYSGQTAVKLATSDVMKRFLCDYLSDLQGRSDGDPGTAWDFYSSSVLEGKDSIGCDLLLNPPGSSDQEEEEQEADNFMFEFSDKPLLPSYNLQVSVSRGPCNWFLFSDVLKRLKLSSRIFQARFPHLEVATLPRAEFQRQVSLSQVLAQEEVPASPELAPGTAETVELVHYEPELLQLLGSAVEYQAWSS